TTGCTGGCCATCGCCGTAAATAGGAATCGCCTCATCCTGCAAAATGGATTTAAAGAACTTATGAAATGCCATATCTGGGCGTTGTTTAGGGCCATAGACTGTGAAATAGCGCAATGATACATATGGCACACCAAAGTTTTTGTGATATAGTCTGCACAGAGTTTCAGCCGCTAGCTTAGTAATGCCGTAAGGAGAAACAGGTTCAGGGCAAATTCCTTCGTGAGTGGGTAAAGTTTCTGCATCACCATATACACTTGACGAAGAAGCAAACACTAATCTTTTCAAGTGTTTTGCATCTTTAGCCGCTTCTAGCAAAACTTGCGTAGCATTAATATTCCGTTCCGTGTAACCTCGAAAAGCCTTACCCCAACTTGCCCTGACACCTGCTTGTGCTGCTTGATGGTAAACGACATCAACATCTTTTAAGAGTTCCTGCCAATCTAAAAACTGAATATCTGCTTCGATTAATGTAAAGCCAGGTGAGCTATGTAAGTGTGCAACATTCTTGCGCTTCAACATGGGATCGCAATAATCATTGAATTCATCAATCCCAATTACTTCTTCCCCTTGTTGTAGCAAGATGTATACAAGGTGAGAACCAATAAAGCCCGCTGCTCCAGTAACGATAATTTTAGCCATGTTACCTATTTTTTGCTATTTTCATAAATTTCTATATTCACAGGTTAGTACTTGGTAATCAATAATCGTCATTATTTAAGTTTGATTTTTTAATCCATTGTTGTACTCTTTTAAACATAAGCATTACTTAAATAAATATATTTGCTATTTAATTTATCCTAATATTTTATCCTAATATATTTACTTAGTTATCGTTATTAACAACAGTAATAAATGTACTAATTGACAAAATTGAATCTTAAGAATAATCACAGTTAAAATTCCAACAACAAAATGGGCTTAAAACCGATATAGATAATTCTTTTTCCCCTCCCCGTGCCTCTTCTGGTTATAAGTAGGCTTGCACAAGTGTGATAATTGGTGAAAAAATTGATCAACGAGAGCCGAATCAGGTATTCTCGTTTGCAAGGGACGCACGAGGAAATCAGTGAAAGTTTTAGTTGTAGGTAATGGAGGGCGCGAACACGCTCTGGCATGGAAACTGTTGCAATCTAAGCAAGTTGAGCAAGTTGTCTGTGTCCCAGGGAATGGAGGCACAGCAAGTATGGAACGTTGCCTAAACTTGCCCGTAGCAGTAGATGATTTTGAAGGTATCAGCCGATATGCTCTAGAACATGGCATAACTTTAGTAGTAGTTGGGCCAGAAGTACCTCTGTCTAAGGGAATCACAGATTACCTCCAAGATAAAGGATTGATGGTATTTGGCCCAGTAAGGGCGGGAGCGCAAATTGAAGCGAGTAAAGCTTGGGCAAAAGCCCTGATGCAAGAAGCAGGAATTCCGACGGCGCGGGCTGCGGTATTTACGGAGGCAGGAGCAGCAAAATCTTATGTTAAGTCTCAGGGAGCGCCAATTGTCGTTAAAGCTGATGGCTTGGCAGCTGGTAAGGGTGTGATAGTAGCTGAAACAGTTGCACAGGCAGAAAGCGCCGTTGATGCCATTTTTCAGGGACAATTTGGTAGTGTTGGTGAATTTGTTGTCATTGAAGAATGTTTAATTGGGCAAGAGGTATCAGTTTTAGCATTAACCGATGGGTTAACGATTCGACCCTTGCTGCCAGCTCAAGACCATAAGCGGATTGGTGAGGGCGATACAGGCGAGAATACTGGTGGTATGGGAGCATATAGCCCAG
The Nostoc punctiforme PCC 73102 genome window above contains:
- the purD gene encoding phosphoribosylamine--glycine ligase is translated as MKVLVVGNGGREHALAWKLLQSKQVEQVVCVPGNGGTASMERCLNLPVAVDDFEGISRYALEHGITLVVVGPEVPLSKGITDYLQDKGLMVFGPVRAGAQIEASKAWAKALMQEAGIPTARAAVFTEAGAAKSYVKSQGAPIVVKADGLAAGKGVIVAETVAQAESAVDAIFQGQFGSVGEFVVIEECLIGQEVSVLALTDGLTIRPLLPAQDHKRIGEGDTGENTGGMGAYSPAPIATPELMARIQTEVLERAIATLRAKGIDYRGVLYAGLMIAPDGDLKVLEFNCRFGDPETQVILPLLETPLEELLLACVQQRLSELPPIAWKKGASATVVAASGGYPAEYEKGKVITGIGEAEVTGATVFHAGTKLNQQQEVVTDGGRVLNVTGIGENFEQAIAQAYAGLKYIQFEAIYYRRDIGHKVVSAK
- a CDS encoding NAD-dependent epimerase/dehydratase family protein, which produces MAKIIVTGAAGFIGSHLVYILLQQGEEVIGIDEFNDYCDPMLKRKNVAHLHSSPGFTLIEADIQFLDWQELLKDVDVVYHQAAQAGVRASWGKAFRGYTERNINATQVLLEAAKDAKHLKRLVFASSSSVYGDAETLPTHEGICPEPVSPYGITKLAAETLCRLYHKNFGVPYVSLRYFTVYGPKQRPDMAFHKFFKSILQDEAIPIYGDGQQTREFTFVGDIVAANLAAASTPQAVGEIFNIGGGSRVVLAEVLDTIEEIVGKPIKRNHIEKAMGDARHTAADVSKAQKILGYQPQVSLRDGLTQEWRWIKSLY